A genomic segment from Streptomyces sp. NBC_00459 encodes:
- a CDS encoding CsbD family protein, translated as MAKDEKGRAKAEQAKGKVKKVVGGAVGNESLKAEGKIEESKGDLRAAKEKAKDAIKPK; from the coding sequence GTGGCCAAGGACGAGAAGGGCCGGGCCAAGGCCGAGCAGGCCAAGGGCAAGGTCAAGAAGGTGGTCGGCGGTGCCGTGGGCAACGAGTCCCTGAAGGCCGAGGGGAAGATCGAGGAGTCCAAGGGGGACCTGCGTGCCGCCAAGGAGAAGGCCAAGGACGCGATCAAGCCCAAGTAG